tcgggatccgacgagttaagcttctccgctctactgaatcgttgagcagcatttgcactcttcTTCTCCATGGCTACACCACAGTGCAAACGCccgtcagaggcgctatcaagcggctccagtgCAGTAGTGTCAGAtagcgactgcacagggaaggcgggCGCGTTGGCGTctatatgtctaccaaggctatgagggcactcctctggaaagcgcacaccggagGCGGCAAGTCgtgcgcggccgcggccgagtgcgagggaggtgccggcttcggtgcgtgacaccacttatcgtctgcgcagcgcatcgaactGCGCGCACACcagcggcgagccgcgcgcggcggcggcggagtatcattgcgcatgcgcagaccagtgccacgcgaagttggctcagcgaggccagtgtagctaacgctacaaaaactgTTTCCAGTGGGCCATGTTCGTGGACGAAAACTGCGTACACGAGCAGCTGGGCGCAGGAGCCAGTGGGTCTCTTACAATTTCAGGCCCCTGGCAGCTAGCTCTCTGGCAGCCAGAGCTAGCCAAAAGTCAGCCAGCTAGTTCTGATCGGGGTAGGAAAAAACGCCGTGGTCACGTGTGTGGGGAGCCCGAGACAATCCGAAGCTGCCCGAATATTGCAAAATCGAACGCTGGGACAGCGAGCGTAAACAAACTCTACCGTCgtggcagcaaacaaaacaatgcgCCATGGGCGCAttggtttttttctgcattgtccacTTGAAAATACGTAGCCGAGCTCGCCGAAAAGCTGGAATAATATCCTCGAGTTCACGCGTTTGGGGTACTACTTCGTACGCTCGCACGAACACTCGCCGTGTccgcgaacgaaacagccagctgaCCCACGCCGcctcgagaacgatgcaaggCGAGCTGCCGTGATGTTGACGTTCTAACAAGCTCACGTATTTTTAGTACGTGTAAAAGTTACTGCACAATACGACGCGAAGTTACGCGAAAGTGATCGTGTCCTCAAAAGAGCTCGAGGATGTATACCTTTATGTTTTGCTAAAGTTTAGACGTGCGTATACGTATCGATCGTTACCAAGAGTGCGCGTCGTGTCTAAAACTTCTGCATGACACGTTTTCGACTTGTTTTGGGACTTGCCTGGGTTTGTTGTCTGCCCCTAAGTGGCACCTAACAAACGTCATGTATACCAGCTTTTATTCGACTACTTGGTTGTAACCGTACATACTGCGCGGCATTATTACGAAAAGGTGGAAAAAGACAAAACCGACAATGAAATATTATTGTTACGTAAAagtgacacgaggcgtgtctatttacaATCTATGTTGacactgatgcgtatagcatcgactaaaattgaggacagcacgcacaaccgacagaccacttcctcgttgtcgtcttctgaccgctgatatatcagctacgtagcattaccccccggcggtaaaatcgccgtctcggtgcacattaattaCGGTCTTCAGATGGCGgatggtaaggttttagcctgctggcGTGCACAACTTCACCGGGTGTGGTTTCAGCCatgcttgtggtctcagatgcaggaatgatctgataggtgacgtcggttacctggcggatgatacggtaaggacccatgtagtgAGACAACAACTGCTTTTCTAACCCAaatcgacgaactgggcaccacacgagaacaagagaaccgggcgAGAAGCGGACGGcaacatgccggctgtcgtagatggctttccgCGTGGCTTgagaagccgaaagtctagagcgggcgatttgacgtgcgtggtcgacccgagcaatagcgtcgcgtgcatattcggtttaCGGCGTTGTactggttggaagtagggtgtcgagtggtaacgccAGATTAGAGCCATAGAGCAAATAAAAGgatgaataaccagtggtgtcgtggcgcgaagaatcgtacgcgaaggtcacgcgaggtagcgccaggtcccagtcatgatGGTCGGAGGACATATTCATTGCGAGCATGTTTGTGAAGGTGTGATGTaggcgttcagtaaggccatttgtttggagATGATGGGAAGTGGTCAACTTGTGCTGCGTCGAGAAAGAGCGCAGGATATCGTGGATTACTCAGGAAACAAAATGCGTGGgcgcgatccgtgagtaatttttttatttatttttcatttattcaatactgccagccaccctttggcagccagggcagaagtggtacagtgcagagtttgaacacaaagtttacacgcgaccagtaacacggtccgcggtacacagggaagcaataatgcagtaagcttacaggttgtcacgacacacaagcgcacgcaatcagtaacacggcccacgattcgcaaagaagcagtaattctcgttacaaatagctacatgaatatacaataaaaccggcaatgctagtctaatgcaaaacacacaaagtacactacgcgcattgacgagaaaacgtgaaaaaaagaaaaaaaaacttaatcgGATGCTGCCATGTAAAGATAAAAGATAttgcacaacaacaacaacaaaaaaaagagaagcagTGTGTGTTGTGGCATGGTAGCAAGATAACACGTGAAATACGTTAGTTCAATAGTACAGGGGAACAAGACCAGCACTTCCAATCATACACAATTTTGAATAGCCGTTGAAAAAGCATTTTGATAAGTTTAGTTAGTAACGTCGCGTGGCAAAGTGTTCTATTCTGCTATCGTTCTCGGGAAAAAGGATAGACAGTGAGCGTTTGTTCTCGTGAAAGGCATTAGGATTGTTTTGTTCTGCTTGTTTCGAGTGGGGCGTGACATGTTGAATTCGAGATAAGTATTGAAGTCAGGCACGAGCCAATTTGAAGTCAAATTGATGAGGAGCTCCTTggtgtaggatgacatcgtggagcaaaaagtccgcaatgtcagtagcggtgctggtggggagcgctcgagtgatggcatacccaGTCGCGTAGTCTAGGGCAACGCCGACCCACTTGTTGcacgatttcgactcgggaaaaggatcGAGATCtacaccaacacggaagaaacGTTCGGTTGGGATCCAAATCGGTTGAAGAATCCAGCCAGGGACGCAGTatgtcgcttcctacgttggcatttatcgcaggaggacacgtaaagGCGAACGGACCTGGCGATACCGTggcaaaagaagcggcgacgcaaaCGGTCGTACGTCCGAAATacaccaagatgaccagcagttggttcatcatgaagctcgtgcagcacggttgaacggaaatgtttcggcacgacaaggaggagctcagggccatctggctggaagCTATGACGATACAGCATGCCATtgaggaggacgtacatgcgaagcgaGACATCGTGCGGAGCAGATTCGAggcggtcaataagttgtcgcattgaagcatcacgacgttgttcatcgccaatctgaagaaactgggacattgacgagacgctgaggctaggctcgatgtctgattCGTCAGGCTGATCAACAGGATAGCGGGATAAGCAATTGGCGTCCAGACGGAGGCGTCCAGACCTATGAGCAACCAAGTAGGAATACTCCTTCAGGCGTAATTTCCAACGGCCAAGTcatccagtggggtccttcagagaagaaagccaacacagcgcgtgatgatctgtgatgacgcGGAAAGGGCAGCCATAAAAGTAAGGATGGAATTTAGAAATTGCAGAGACAAGGGCgcgacattcccgttctgttatagagtaattgcgttcagactttgaAAGCtaacggcttgcatacgcgattacatggtcgttgccccgctgactTTGCGCCAAAGCTGcaccgattccgtgaccactcgcgtctgttcgcacttctgtataCGAGCATCGGGGTCAAACTGTGCAAGAATGGGAGGTGTTGTTAGATCGGTGATTAGCTGATAGAATGCGTCAGCTTGAAGAGGGCCCCGAAAATATGGGAGGTCTTGtgtgagaaggtcggtgagtggccgtgcgagtgccgcaaagtttttcacgaaccggcgaaagtaggagcagaggcccacaaaactgcggacaatATAGACAGCGCGTGGGACTGGGAAATtcgttacagcgcgtactttcacCGGGTGTGGTCGTatgccggcagcgtcaacaaggtgacccaacacggtaatctgacgaagaccgaagtggcacttggaggaattgagctgcaggcctgcccgtcgaaatatggaaagaatggtcgaaaggcgttcaaggtgggttgccaAGGTAATTGAGAAATttatcacgtcgtccaggtaacacaaacatgtcaaccatttaaatccttgcaggagcgtgtccatcattatCTTGAAGGTCACTGGAGGGTTGCAGAGaccgaacggcatgaccttgaattcgtaaagaccgtcaggggtaacgaaggcgatcttttctcggtccatgtcatctacagcaatttgccagtagccagatcggaggtggAAAGATGAAAAGAacgtggcgccatggaggcaatcgagggcatcgtcaatgcgtggtagagggtacacggcTTTTTTAGTAAgtttgttaaggtggcgataatcaacgcaaaacGCTATGAgccatcattttcttttttccccgccacggtggtctcgtggctaaggtactcggctactgacccgcaggtcgcgggtttgaatcccggctgcggcggctgcatttccgatggaggcggaaatgttgtaggcccgtgtgctcagatttgggtgcacgttaaagcaccccaggtggtcgaaatttccggagctctccactacggcatctctcataatcatatggcggttttgggacgttaaactatacatattattcaatcaatcatcattcTTCTTtgctaataccacgggagatgcccaagggctcgatgatgaAGCCATGATTAAATCCCccaacttgcgggtcagcagccgactaccttagccagtaaaccaccgtggtggggccagAGTGAAGCAAAATGATAAGCAAGCACCGTTAGCTTAACATTTACTACAAGCGCGTTAGCTTAACATGCAACTGCAGCAACGCAGTAGAGATAGCAACAGTACACTACGAGCTCGCACTTTGCTGGCTTTTGCTTGCCGTGTTCCTGATAATTATGTAACTTAAGTTCCAGGCGTTCTCCAATAAGCGTCTCAGTATTTCGTTATACGACGCAAAGAAGATGAACGCAATACTCTACTGGTTGCGCAAGACCACAATTTTTGGATATTGTTTGGCCCTACAAGAACTCATAGCGACATGTTAATGTGTAACGAGTAGGGGCGATCACCTTGTCGCCACGAGCGTGGAACCATGGAAATTATGCAGAGAGAAACAAAGTGGGGAGCTTAATACACAGACAACCAGGCAGTAACCTTACAACTGTGCTTATATATGTACAATCAGTTTCGAATGACACTCACAAAGTGTCCTTTCCTAACCATGTCACCAAAATTTTGTCAAAGTCGAAAATATACTTTTGTTGAAACAGCTTCGCGACACCGGACACCAACGTTTGCTGTTCAAGAGTTTTTATTCTTACCTATTAtacgcatttatttttttttgcacttttaaTAGAACTTCATGGTGATTGCTTTATTTGGGCGCCAATGCGTTTACGTCCTGCCTTGTCGACTTCGGTGTGTGAATAGAGCATCGGCGAGGTGGTTTCTGCAATTTATCCTGCCATATGCCATGATAATCGATTGCTCTAACAGAACATGTAAACGCGATGGTACGCGTAGACCTCCTTTCTTTGTTATGAAGTGCACTACTATCCCGCAAGTTGCCAATCATTCTCCTGCTATTAAGAATGTGCTCATTGTAACTAAGATGATGTGCTTCATTCGCTCGATGGCTTACACAAATCGAATACATACTATTGCCGCGACATCTTGTCCGTGTTCAAATAACGCACCTTCACTGATGAGAACAGGGGACGTGTGCGCAGAAAGCATTGTAGCACGAGCTGCTGACAGGATTCAGCTCGTATGCGTCACGCGCCCAATCTTCAAGCGTAGAGGAAAAAGAAGACAGCCGACTTTTTTttatagacgatagtctttcttggggaccttggacGAAAAAATTTTGAATTATCTGTCtctacacttgtctgtttgtccgctcttaccgataccttaaacggcaccaatcggccaaccccatccgcagcgcccaccaataatgtTCAAGCTTCAGCGTCCATActtatgcgattgtcaattaaaaagcaattattgcgcatatctgcaGCTCCATAACAGCACgtcgatattttgtatgtgtgcctttatactagacaaggcacacacaagtaatttcaaggaccgtagtgtttatcactctgcgctgacagtgcaacacgatgctcaaaaaggtaagtgcttctaacgctttgctaaaacgacacggtggagGCACCTGATCGttactttgcgttctacacctagCACCTCCAAGACAAGctcgcatctttctccgcgggcgcacgctttccttcattttcaaaCTGCAATGGCGCTCGTGTGTaccgtgcctcgatgcgctcgttcgcctccgttacacgctcgaggcactaacgcagcgcctccagaataccattcaccaattatCTTCAGTAGAAcaacaaataaacgtttcgttcactctctccagacgcaagactaccgtcttccGACGATATATGCAGTTTAATATGCAGatttggggccaatttttttgtgtgtgttagaCTTACGCGCAGTTTTGCTACCCCATTCACTtcgagttgtgggcacaggttcgcgtTTTATACGTTTGTTTGATTCGCCCATGTACCTAGGCATCGATTCGGTATTTTATGCGGACTATTACTGAACACTTGCTAAGCGCAGCTCATTAAATACACATCAATACTTTTCAGCCTGCTGCCATGCTATGTGCACTCGTATACTGAGCCTCCAAAGAGGGCCTCTGGAAGTGAAGGCGTTTTCACTCCACGGGGCCTATACTCTTCTAGAAATGCAATAAAATGATAAAACTGAGCGTGTGTGTTAACATTCATttgcgtgccgcaaggtggttgTCAGGAGGTTTCATAGCCCACACAAGCACACAAAAGATTTCATAAACGACTGTCTGGAAGTTTCACTAGTGTATCTATAGCCTAGCGTTTATAAAATGCAATAAAGGCAGGCTGAACAAACGTATGACGCAAGAGAAATCATTTTTTATCAACGCAAGTGCTAATAAAAattataaaataaataattaaaaaaagaacaatatgtGTTTGCTTGATCGTACAAGGAGGCTGCTTCGACAGCGTATCCAACTATAGGCTGCTAGGTGGACGGGCCGTTAGTGTGCGTGTCTTGGAAGACGACGCAGAGACGAATCCCGATGAACTTGGGCGGGTGTTGAGTGGGTGTTTGGTCGTCTTGATGGTGGAAAACAGTGACGCCAGGATCGCTTCCTTCCTATCCTTTTAGCTGCTGCAGCAATACTTCTCCTTTTTCCTGGCAGATATCTCGGGCAGCCACTGGATGGTAACGGCGCTCATCAAAGCCAACGCAGCCACCACCACATCTAGCGGCATGTCGGCTTCATTGGCACCACCCCAGAGCACCACAATAACGGAGGCCACGATGACCCCTACGCGACCGAACGCGTAGGAGATCGTGAAGCTTATGCTCCGCACGGTAGTGGGGAAGACCTCCGCCGTGTAGCCGTAGTTGACGCTTAGCGCTGCGGACGCCAGGCTCTCGACGACGAGAGCGACCGCTGAGAATAGCGGGCCCGCCATCGTCACGGACACGGCAGCGTGAGTGACGGCGGAGGCGCACAGGAAGGCGAGCAGTATCAAGAGCGTCTCCCGCTGTCCGTGGTCGCTGATGTACCGACAGACGCTCGCGTAGAGCAACGCCTGGACGACCATGTGTATAGTGCGCCACACGTGTCCGGTATCGGCGTTCTGAAGGACGAGACCGTAGTAGGCGAGGTTCACGCTGAACCAGGACAGCAGGAACGACATGACGCCCCGACGGAACAGAGGCTCGTGCATGAACATGTCGCTGCCACCGACGGTCATGAACTGGTAAGAGGCGTCGCGCCTTTGGATGTGAGCGACGAGCGCCCAGAAGGATTCCCGCGCCTTGTGCGCACTCAGGCCGTTACTGGTGGCAGCGGCCACGGCGGCTGCCTCCGCGGCCCGAGGATTTCCCGTCGAGAGAAGCCAGGCGGGCGACTCGTCGAGAAGGAAGCCCCAGAAAACGAGCATGAACGTGGGCAACAGCAGCACTAAGTGCGCCATAACCCAATGGGGCTCCTGAATGGAGAGCACGTACAAGGCTGGCGGCACCAGGGTCATGCCGAGCGCTGTGTCCAGGACGCCGCAGGTCGCCCGGTTCTGGTTGCCGGCCACCTCGTAGATGAGGATGAACATTAGCATCTGAACCGAGCAGCTGGCCGCGGAGACAAAGAACCGGGTCACCAGGAACATGACGAACGTTTGCGCAACGCTGCACGCCACGCTACATGCCAGCAGGCATATCAAACTGCCCAGGATGGCCAGCTGGCAGCCGATCCGGTCGGACATGAACCCGGCGGCTGGCACGAGCAATGCGGCTACCAACATGTTGGCAATCTTGGTGAACTTGTAGAGCCAGCGTTTGTTGCAGACGAGGTCCTAGCGGCTAAAGATGCTGTCGCTGACGTCTTGGGTGTCGTAATCCCAACAGTATCATGAGATCACGGAGCGTATCTCCACGGCATTATCCGGCTGGGAGAATAAGGAATATATCTTGCCTATTAAAAATATATCTAGGCTTGTAAGACTGCAAGTTAGGGTATTTTAATTAGGGTCTTTCAAAGCAGGTACATTATCTAGCTAAAGCCTGGccgacaaaaaagaaaagtagcCAACTTTTTCGCACTTATAAATTCAACCCCGCTTCTGAAGCAATGGTTCTTCAGAATAAACAAACAGAGAAGCAATATTCTTGGCAAACAGATCTACGTCACCTGGTTGGTAGAACATTGATGATGCAGCATCCGATGAATTActccaaggtcgcaggttcggtccctgccagaGAAAAGGTTTTTTTCGTCCACATTTATGTCTTCAAAATCATGCATTAGAAATACTAGTAATACCGTCCTCTATACTATCCTTGTAATCCTTGTCTGT
The sequence above is drawn from the Rhipicephalus microplus isolate Deutch F79 chromosome 3, USDA_Rmic, whole genome shotgun sequence genome and encodes:
- the LOC142802877 gene encoding solute carrier family 22 member 13-like, whose product is MLVAALLVPAAGFMSDRIGCQLAILGSLICLLACSVACSVAQTFVMFLVTRFFVSAASCSVQMLMFILIYEVAGNQNRATCGVLDTALGMTLVPPALYVLSIQEPHWVMAHLVLLLPTFMLVFWGFLLDESPAWLLSTGNPRAAEAAAVAAATSNGLSAHKARESFWALVAHIQRRDASYQFMTVGGSDMFMHEPLFRRGVMSFLLSWFSVNLAYYGLVLQNADTGHVWRTIHMVVQALLYASVCRYISDHGQRETLLILLAFLCASAVTHAAVSVTMAGPLFSAVALVVESLASAALSVNYGYTAEVFPTTVRSISFTISYAFGRVGVIVASVIVVLWGGANEADMPLDVVVAALALMSAVTIQWLPEISARKKEKYCCSS